The Bdellovibrionota bacterium genomic sequence GGGCGAACCGGTCAGCGTTCAATTCCTGGGCACGAACTGATGGATCGCCTTTGGTTTGCGTTGGGATCGCTCTGTCCCTCCTGGCTGTGGCCTGGGCATCCACTCGTTGGCCTCATCCCGCCACCACCGTCGCCGGTTTTAGTTTCGCGATCGGCACGTTCATTTTTTCGGGAACGTTATACCTCCTCGCGATCACCGGGGTCCGGTGGTTGGGCGCGATCACACTGATCGGGGGCGTTGCGCTCTTGGTTGGTTGGCTGAGCCTCTTCGTCTCCGTTATCCGTTCTTAAGCGGCATTTTTTCCAGCATTTTCCGAATTCGATCTCCGAATCGATAATGATGCCCGGAGTGTTTTCCGGGATATTCTTCCAAATA encodes the following:
- a CDS encoding DUF423 domain-containing protein; translation: MVCVGIALSLLAVAWASTRWPHPATTVAGFSFAIGTFIFSGTLYLLAITGVRWLGAITLIGGVALLVGWLSLFVSVIRS